The stretch of DNA GTAAAAAAATTGCGATAAACAAAGTGTTACATGTTAGGTAAGAATAAAGAGCTTAGTGAGTCGTTTTGCTTTATTCGACCATGTTCTAGAATGAAAGAGTAATGAATCTTTGGAATGACAAATCGAAAGAACTCGGAAAATTTTCATTGATCTGAAGAAACATATCTAATTTATTTTACACTTATTCTGAAGTTTACATATGCTCTAATGGTATACACACTAAGACACAATAAACACTAACAATCCAAATTTCTTCATCCTAAAGTAAAGCACCCAAGGAAGAGTAAACAaaatataaattatatttatacgaaaaaaaaaaggggaaacAAATTGATTCATCTGTGCAGTAGATACCTGAAACTGAATTCATATGGCATAATTTGGACAGTTTGAGAGATAGGCTCGTCTTTCGATCTCTCGAGGCACTTCAAAGCTTGTTTCCTATGTTCATTTGGCAATTGAAGGCAAATCCAATCTAGCAACGACTCCAAGTCTTTAGCGAAATCAAGAAGATACCAATCAAGAAGTTTTGGGATGATTAGTTTGTTATTTTTTGAGATACTGACTGTTGCCTGTAAGTATTCCCTTTTCGCAACTTCCAGCTCTTTCTCGACATGAGCTGCCGTGTAGATTCTCACCTGTATAATGTAAATATACCATCAGTCTTTTCAAAATCAATGTAAACATCAGCTAGTTAATCGGTAAAGTTATTGAGTGGTGGAACTCATGACTTTAGTTCAAAACCCGTTGGTGTCAAAATTGCTTATTGACGGAAATGTATGTATAATATCAGTGTTTTCAAAAACCGTCAGCTGTATAATTTATACTATATAACATCAGAATTTTCAAAAACCGTCAGTGTCGAAAATAAACTGTTTATGTCCACCTATTTCTTATGGAGCCAAAGATATACACCCTTCAGTTCAGTCAATAAGCCccgttaccttttttttttttttttttttccgtgagAAGGATTTTGACAAGTGGAGCTTATTGAtggaaatggagggagtagtttcTTTGCGATAAGAAATATAATGGACTGAATAAAAGTGGCTCACAAAACCCTAATGAGTTTCATTTTCATAAAGCAGTAGATGATCATTCCATTATCAGCAGTGGCGGAGCTAGGATTTAAAGGCAGTGGGGGCAAAAAATTTTAGCGGGGGCAAAGAGGTTATTCTATAAGGAAACCTCAAAACAATTAGcgaaatttaactaaaaatttcgaaattttccaacACCAGCGGGGGCGggcgcccctgctagcccccctcGCTCCACCACTGATTTTCAGTTCTTTATCTCACGAAAACGGTCTTTGTGGGGGAAATATTACATACATCTGACCCCCTACTCGCTTTGAGCGGGGGCCTCTTATGAGCAATATGGTAATAACAATGATAATGATAGTTAACACAGACATGGTTCAATTTAGAAAACAGTTAAAACAATTACTGCACTGATCATTAAAACTTACAGCAGGAGAGGACCAACTTCCACAAGACAGTGCAAATGTAACCAAAGGTTCTGAGAGCTCTAATCCAAATGTACTTCTTGCAATCATCTCATCATTTTTCACTCCTTTCGAGAACGTCTGAGGAAAAAAATTGATTTAATATCACATAGTTAAGGAAAAGTAAAGAAAATGCAGTAACTATAGCAAGAATAAAATCCATTAATTCAGCGAAAACGACTTCACTTACATATTTTGAGTGGTAAGGTAACCTCAGTATGAAGTGTTCGATTGTTAAGGCGCCTAGTTGGTGTCCCCCCACATTTATTGTTGCCTGCGAAATAAGTCAAGTTAATTTACATTATGAAAACTCATATTAGATTTCATCTAATTTAATGCTCAAAGAAGATATGAATTACTCAATTACGTCTAATTCAATCGAGAAGACTGTATTTATATTCAAGCAAGTACCTTTTGCATCAATGCTACGACAGTCTCCGGAGTTTCTGGTATTCCATGTTCAAGAAATGTCTGAACCAAAGTACCAAGCTCAGGGCTTACTGCTAGTAATTAAAATAGGTTGAAATAAAAGCTACTCTAGTTCATACATCATTGAAACGGCGTGAAAATTTAGGTGTACGACATAGTTCAGACATACATTCATCATACATGAATTGTAGATATTTATCCAGAATGCCAGTTTTTCCTGATGGGTGAGTCTTTGCAGTTTGAGCGAGCCAAGTTTTGCGATAAGAATTCTGAAATTGCAAATAAATACGACAAATCATAATGGGCGCATTGTAGATAAATATAATCATATAGAACATTAATATTTAATAGTGAAAGGTGATGAAAAGCTTACTTGAGTCGCCGAATTAAAAACAAACAGTTAGCTGTTCTTTTCGGGTTTATTGAACGGGCATCAACTGAATACAGGTTCTTGTAAGGACCCACATCTCTTTCACTAAATCGTGAACAAATTTTATATGGATCGAGAAGCTCGGGCTCTCCAGCGCTTTGAGAAGGTGATGTAGTCACTGAAGTGAAACTTTCCAAGCTCAAAGTTCTCCTAGATTTGTTCATTCTCGAGAAAATACTCAACAAGCATTTAAGGATGTTCTCGGATAATTCATTTGGACTCTCGTTTCCTGACTTCCTCTCATCTGGAAGAACAGGTAACCTAGGTTCTGCATTGTCTTGGCCGTTCACTCTGCAATCGAGCTGAAGATTCAGAAAATCCAACGCCTGATTATCTCAATTCAACATTTCATGTCTGAAACTACTAACACGTCTTGTTTGTGACAGTCTAACATATGAGACAGCCGCAAATTGTTCAGAGGTTGGCTTCACATGTAAGACCGTCTCATAACAGTTTGTGTGAAAAATTAAAACTGAATTTCAATTTACTTTATCAATTATGCCAACCTGCGACATTTGTGTGTCAGACCGATTCTCTGATGTTTTCTTCTCGACAGTTTTCTTCTCAATTGGCGGTCTCTTCAGAGGGGTTCTCACTATTTGCGACTTTTGACTCGGTGAATGTTGCTTGTTTCTTATTGGGGTTGTACATGACTgattttcctttcctttttcatcgTCTTTGTTTTCTTCAGAGCATAAACAGTAACAAAACTGTCAGTAGGagctcaacaacaacaacaacaacaacatcagagccttaatcccaaaatgatttgggatcggctgacatgaatcatcctttggaaccgtccatgggtgaacgcacacctcaacaACGAGATTTTTTTTAAAGGGAACTACAAGAGCAGTTTTAATGCTGACGGGGTTTGAACAGCAGTCATGAATTCAATTGTATAAGTTGGAAACTATAGGCAACGAAAGTCAAGTAGATTACCAAACTGCGGCTTTGAAGCAAAATTAAGGAGATTATTATTATCTTCGTCCTGGCTTGTAACTTTCATCGGAGAAAGGTCATTTAAATCACTTGAATGTTCGACAGTCTTTTTAGAGGAAGTGATATTGACAGCTTCTTGATATAGTCCTTTTCGAAACTGTACAACTTGTTCTTCCAGCCTAACAACCTCCTCTTCCAGCACAGCAACTTCAGCCAAAAGTTCCAGAGTCTAAAGAAATGACAGCAATAACAAGATCATCATCTATTTAGGACCACTTTCCGTAAACGTCACTACGTCAGTCTATCAGTTTTCTCAGCTGGATTGAATCTGACTGAAAGATGGTGATGTAGTAATTAGAATCGGCATTGAATTTATATACATCATCGATTCAACAACCATCATCTTATCTCGAAGGTTTCAATCAACCAACCTACCCATAATCAACAAGTTTAACATCTATTTATACCAAATAGACATCCATAAACCCATCAACTCGCTAATTCAAGGACCCGTCTCATGGAAAACATCATAATGAGGGTTTCTTACGAGAATTTGTATTTTCCGAAACCTCCATAGTTTTTTTAAGATGTAAAAGACAAATGACTCCATAATTGATAGGGAGGGAACAAGCCAGATCACTATCGCTCTTACGGTCCTTTTTGTATATACTTATCTAACATTGTGTTAGAAGACTAGAATTGTCAATTATCATTCTATAACTAGCACAAATGAATAAACTAAATATGCATATAGGAGGCATGCCACAAAAAAACAAAGACTTAACTCCAAGAAACATGATTATGATTCCTGATCTAGCAATAATAAGGTAAGAATTACGGAGTTTGACTCAAGTACTAACATAAGGTGGAAGATACGGTGGAAGACGAGGAAGCGTCCCAAGTGGCCTCGTAAATGCCCGTTCAAGAGCTCTATGAATATTCTCTTCATGTCTAAGTTTCTTCTTTAGCCTATCGACCTGAAAACACATCCAACATTATTCACCAATCACTTATAAACCAATATTACCTCCGTTTCTTTGGAATTGTCCCGCTTTTTAAGGTTTGTGAGAAGTATTTTAATCAGATGGGGCAATTCAATTCCTAAGAAACCGAGGGAGTACCAAATAATCACCCATTCAACATTCAACAAACCGAAGATGGAATTCATACATCTTGTAATAAAGCCAATTTTCGCTCCCTACTCGAAACTCGTCGAATTGTGACTGCTCTATGAGCATCCATTGCTTTACTCCTTTGCATTCCTAGTAGTCTTCCCTACACTTGACAATTGAAGTAAGTGAGCAAATGACAAATTGTTGGAAACAACATTTGCTACACCTATAAGCTTATCAAGAAAAGAATAGATTCTACAAAAGTAGTGACCCACAAAAAAAGCTAAAACACAAATAAAAGAAAGATACATCACATCTTGTATTATTTGATAAAAAAATACACACACATCAACTTTAATTTCAACTTTTTCTACAATTCTGATTCTTTTTTCCTACAATTCTGATTTAGTGATCCTAAAAAAGATAAAGGATATCCAAAACCACCTCAAACAAGATACTATTACACACAACATAAAatgcataattttgtatttttccaaatttgtagattaattttaatgaaaattgCACTAATTTTTGTCTATATAAAATGAAACTCAATCAAACAGGATATTCATCCATCAAAAACAATTCTTTTGGGTAAAATGTCAAAATCCCACTTGAGAATTTCCACtatttttgtaattaaacaaacaaacagCATTACCGCAGTGTCTCAATGGCTCCTGCATACGAcctaatcaatcaaattattgcATTATTTTTGTAATTTCCACTATTCTTgtaatattattaaaaaaaaaaaaaaaattggcaaaCTTCTACATCAATCAAATTATTGCAAACCTAATCAATTAAAAACAAGCAATTGGGATAATCCACATTTACTTAATCATGATTTATCTGAGATTAAATCATAAATTATTCCCACTAACACCATTGTTCTATCTCTATAATTCATTCCTCAATCTTCAACTTCGTACATCACTGACATTCAACTATAAACATAAATTTAAACCAAACCCCATTTcataattacaaaaataaaaattgcCCACATCAAATATAGCATCAATGATCATAAAACCAATAAATTGAATTGCAATTTATCAAATTTTCCAAATAAAACCAAAACCCAATTCATAATTACAAAAATTAAAAATACCCACATTAAATTTAGCAtcaataatcataaaaacaataaatagaaatgaaatttatcaaatttccaaaaataatcaataccccaattcataataacaaaaaaaaaaaaaatacccacATTAAATTTAGCATCAAAGAATCATAGAAGCAATAAAAATAACTGAAATTTAtcaaatttccaaaaaaaattctaaaactcaattcaaaattacaaaaacaaaaaATACTCGCATCAAATATATCATCAAtgatcataaaaacaataaaaatgaataaaaatTTATCAAAAATTCACCTAAAATATGAGGAAATGGAGAATTAAGGGAAGTGTTGAATGTATCAGATAACATAAGTAGCAGAGCAATAATAATTATAAGAAGCGGGAAATTTGATATAAATTAAAAAACAGTATTTGTTTGgtttaaaacaaacaaaaaaacaaaattggAAAATGTAATGGAAGTAAGAATTGAGAAATTgggtaatttaatttttattggTTTGTGTGAAATTTGATTGAAGAGCGCAATTGCCAAAGAAAGAGAGAGAAGTGAAGTGTTGAGTGTGTTTTTTGAAGAGAGAAGAATGTGTTAGGAAAGCTCATGTAAGAATGTGGCAAACCTGCCATTCACGCTATCTTGTCTTTGTTAAGTGTATTTTATAATGTTGGACTACAATTGGAATTAGTGAA from Silene latifolia isolate original U9 population chromosome 10, ASM4854445v1, whole genome shotgun sequence encodes:
- the LOC141604723 gene encoding uncharacterized protein LOC141604723 isoform X2 — translated: MQRSKAMDAHRAVTIRRVSSRERKLALLQDVDRLKKKLRHEENIHRALERAFTRPLGTLPRLPPYLPPYTLELLAEVAVLEEEVVRLEEQVVQFRKGLYQEAVNITSSKKTVEHSSDLNDLSPMKVTSQDEDNNNLLNFASKPQFENKDDEKGKENQSCTTPIRNKQHSPSQKSQIVRTPLKRPPIEKKTVEKKTSENRSDTQMSQLDCRVNGQDNAEPRLPVLPDERKSGNESPNELSENILKCLLSIFSRMNKSRRTLSLESFTSVTTSPSQSAGEPELLDPYKICSRFSERDVGPYKNLYSVDARSINPKRTANCLFLIRRLKILIAKLGSLKLQRLTHQEKLAFWINIYNSCMMNTFLEHGIPETPETVVALMQKATINVGGHQLGALTIEHFILRLPYHSKYTFSKGVKNDEMIARSTFGLELSEPLVTFALSCGSWSSPAVRIYTAAHVEKELEVAKREYLQATVSISKNNKLIIPKLLDWYLLDFAKDLESLLDWICLQLPNEHRKQALKCLERSKDEPISQTVQIMPYEFSFRYLLHR
- the LOC141604723 gene encoding uncharacterized protein LOC141604723 isoform X1, whose translation is MQRSKAMDAHRAVTIRRVSSRERKLALLQDVDRLKKKLRHEENIHRALERAFTRPLGTLPRLPPYLPPYTLELLAEVAVLEEEVVRLEEQVVQFRKGLYQEAVNITSSKKTVEHSSDLNDLSPMKVTSQDEDNNNLLNFASKPQFENKDDEKGKENQSCTTPIRNKQHSPSQKSQIVRTPLKRPPIEKKTVEKKTSENRSDTQMSQLDCRVNGQDNAEPRLPVLPDERKSGNESPNELSENILKCLLSIFSRMNKSRRTLSLESFTSVTTSPSQSAGEPELLDPYKICSRFSERDVGPYKNLYSVDARSINPKRTANCLFLIRRLKILIAKLGSLKLQRLTHQEKLAFWINIYNSCMMNTFLEHGIPETPETVVALMQKQATINVGGHQLGALTIEHFILRLPYHSKYTFSKGVKNDEMIARSTFGLELSEPLVTFALSCGSWSSPAVRIYTAAHVEKELEVAKREYLQATVSISKNNKLIIPKLLDWYLLDFAKDLESLLDWICLQLPNEHRKQALKCLERSKDEPISQTVQIMPYEFSFRYLLHR